One Ktedonobacteraceae bacterium genomic window carries:
- a CDS encoding DUF6788 family protein, with product MNSKITYHQQVSYCGKPRCRRCREGIGHGPYWYAYQTVNGRTVRTYVGKEPPAEMLSTLDEATNSNRGAQASGQGQAAVSMGAEQRGSLVRLYVLGQFRLEHRNEQYWQTVKDAALQHQRVRSLLTCLISNPGRKLGREQVMDMLWPDADFDTASHRLDRAVHSLRQLLDPGRSRPAISSLLLTEHQTIQLAGQVQLWIDADAFDALVAQARASNDPGQAEQLLEEALLLYCGDFLPDERSTDWIQSRREGLRRSWVGLMLELADLRIAREDLSNAIDLLDRLLSVDPTNEAAVQRLIVLLAQAGRRGEAIRAYQHFADVLKEAFNIAPLQETRLLFDMVQRGEHPVDRLHAHTNEQPYQKGASAGDERRSSDQQSDLEEQSYMHIGRSHQSPLVGREQELQTLRRLLRITGQSTRIKLAGQKKTGGGAPLSLETQKFVQCVLLMGDVGIGKTRLAEETAREARRRGWSIAWSRAYAQESNVPYHLWTEALRKAMAHGIWQRHEITRRPLIYQSLATLLPELHDLLPEADPVTIMPVEQEQIRLWDAMRSLLTLVSESMPLLIVLDDLQWADSSSCELLSYIVRQLRGYPIFIIGTCRDRELPADHPLRSVLIDLQREQAIETLSLQPLTNEQIRTLLAFLPEPLAQDISARAAGNPFFAEELARSVKMYLSSSLLGRAGDAGNQAPASDALSELPGTISAVLDLRMGRISEACQRLLARAAVLGGSFEFHHILAMELNGPDADEDTLLDLLEEALQAGMLVEEGTGTHITYHFWHPILVSHLYEGLSASRRLRLHQRAAAVLQQRYAGREEEGAASIVYHLVNGGAESSSIAHYAQLAGDHAFALSAYPEAERHYKLAIEHMGTGTQNAGASEMPQMAYLFERLGECKRFRGDFTEARAFYAQALAVREQQSSTLPAVSASDAQYEAQLQAQLWCEIGWTWYNEGNNAQALQCYQNAERLLRQAEVMTGAVWANLRRQQSYVKWQEGNYDQARLMAQEALRLFEEVLARQSSTPKDNAPSTRSKQVPEGNPVDLGRTHTLLAAIAAALGSSSEALTHLNTALATFEQYDCRREIAIVCANLGDLYLRRAEHAQAQAMLRRSLSMAEQIGDIPSMSVSLGNLGVLAARLGDLAEAETWYRRGLTLAQQTNDPVYVSLLCSYLAAVITDQGRLDEAGDLLKQALSIARVKQIPPCSGFALVMLGNLRLAQGDSIKEDHPTSRTEKQRDDRRLHYLMRARTSLHHALAIEGVEAETRTEGQLLLAQVCLLLGEVEIAWQQARTVLREARHYELLWLVARSQRLLGEILVTRGQLDQAMEYFSQAFQVFHDSGMRLERGRTLMSHARALLNHPAREENHQQGLSCLQEAQRIFEECNAASDLRAVNSAFSEYTSSTSTYPRRKTRKRPR from the coding sequence ATGAATAGCAAGATCACATACCACCAGCAGGTCAGCTACTGCGGAAAACCGCGCTGCCGCAGGTGCCGTGAAGGAATAGGACATGGTCCTTACTGGTATGCCTATCAAACCGTCAATGGGCGAACGGTACGTACATATGTCGGCAAAGAACCCCCGGCTGAAATGCTATCCACACTCGACGAAGCCACAAATTCCAACCGCGGAGCGCAGGCCTCAGGACAGGGACAGGCCGCCGTCTCTATGGGTGCTGAACAACGCGGTAGCCTGGTACGTCTTTATGTCCTGGGTCAATTTCGTCTTGAGCATCGCAATGAGCAATACTGGCAAACCGTCAAGGATGCCGCGCTGCAACACCAACGCGTCCGTTCCTTGTTGACCTGCCTCATCAGCAATCCCGGACGCAAACTTGGGCGCGAGCAGGTGATGGATATGTTATGGCCAGACGCCGATTTCGATACTGCGTCCCATCGCCTCGACCGCGCCGTGCATAGCCTGCGCCAGCTTCTCGATCCGGGACGCAGCCGCCCGGCCATATCGAGCTTATTACTCACTGAACACCAAACTATTCAACTTGCCGGCCAGGTCCAATTGTGGATTGATGCCGACGCTTTTGATGCCCTCGTTGCCCAGGCGCGTGCCTCAAATGATCCTGGCCAAGCCGAGCAATTGCTTGAAGAAGCACTGTTGCTCTACTGTGGAGATTTCTTACCCGACGAACGCAGTACTGACTGGATTCAATCGCGTCGCGAAGGTTTGCGGCGCAGTTGGGTCGGACTCATGCTCGAACTGGCCGATCTACGTATCGCCCGCGAAGACCTCTCCAACGCCATCGACCTCTTAGACCGGCTACTCTCCGTCGATCCCACCAACGAGGCCGCGGTGCAACGCCTCATCGTCCTGCTTGCCCAGGCAGGAAGGCGCGGGGAAGCTATACGAGCCTACCAGCATTTCGCCGACGTGCTAAAAGAAGCATTCAACATCGCCCCGTTGCAAGAAACACGCCTCCTTTTCGACATGGTGCAGCGGGGAGAACATCCCGTAGACCGCCTGCACGCCCATACCAACGAGCAGCCATATCAAAAAGGGGCGAGCGCCGGCGATGAGAGACGTTCTTCAGATCAACAAAGCGATCTCGAAGAACAAAGCTACATGCACATTGGCCGCAGCCACCAGAGTCCCCTGGTTGGACGCGAGCAGGAATTGCAAACGCTGCGCCGGTTATTACGTATCACCGGCCAATCAACACGTATCAAGCTGGCGGGACAAAAGAAAACGGGCGGCGGAGCTCCTCTCTCGCTCGAAACACAAAAATTTGTGCAGTGTGTCTTACTCATGGGGGATGTAGGTATCGGCAAGACACGGTTAGCGGAAGAGACTGCGCGTGAGGCCAGGCGGCGCGGATGGTCTATCGCCTGGAGCCGGGCCTACGCCCAGGAAAGTAATGTCCCCTATCATTTGTGGACTGAAGCGCTGCGCAAAGCTATGGCCCATGGCATCTGGCAACGGCATGAGATTACCAGGCGCCCGCTGATCTACCAATCGCTCGCCACACTGCTACCCGAACTACACGACCTTTTACCAGAAGCAGACCCTGTCACTATAATGCCGGTTGAGCAGGAACAAATTCGTCTGTGGGATGCCATGCGCTCCCTGCTCACCCTCGTCAGTGAAAGTATGCCTCTGCTGATTGTATTGGATGACCTGCAATGGGCCGACAGCAGCAGCTGCGAACTACTCAGCTACATCGTGCGACAACTGCGCGGCTATCCCATCTTCATCATAGGCACCTGCCGTGATAGAGAGCTTCCGGCAGATCATCCTTTGCGTTCCGTACTGATCGACCTGCAGCGCGAGCAGGCCATCGAGACTCTTTCTCTCCAGCCGCTCACAAATGAGCAAATCCGCACGCTCTTAGCATTTTTGCCAGAACCACTGGCGCAAGATATTTCGGCCCGCGCCGCAGGCAACCCTTTCTTTGCTGAGGAACTCGCACGCAGCGTCAAAATGTATCTCTCTTCATCTCTACTAGGCAGGGCGGGTGATGCAGGGAACCAGGCGCCCGCCTCAGATGCGCTATCTGAATTGCCCGGCACCATCTCCGCCGTACTCGACCTGCGCATGGGTCGCATTAGTGAGGCCTGCCAGCGCCTGCTGGCGAGGGCGGCAGTATTAGGCGGCTCCTTCGAGTTTCACCACATTCTCGCAATGGAGCTCAACGGCCCGGATGCAGACGAAGATACACTCCTCGACCTGTTAGAAGAAGCCTTGCAAGCAGGAATGCTGGTAGAAGAGGGCACAGGCACACACATCACCTATCATTTCTGGCATCCTATCCTGGTAAGTCACCTGTACGAAGGACTCTCGGCCAGCAGACGCCTCAGGCTACATCAAAGGGCCGCCGCGGTGTTACAGCAGCGGTATGCCGGGCGCGAAGAAGAGGGTGCGGCCAGCATCGTCTATCACCTCGTCAACGGTGGAGCCGAATCATCCAGCATTGCCCACTACGCGCAGCTCGCTGGTGACCATGCCTTTGCCCTTTCAGCATATCCTGAAGCGGAACGCCATTACAAGCTTGCTATTGAGCATATGGGAACAGGAACGCAGAATGCCGGCGCCAGCGAAATGCCCCAAATGGCCTACCTTTTTGAGCGACTTGGTGAGTGTAAAAGGTTTCGCGGAGACTTTACAGAGGCACGTGCTTTCTATGCACAGGCGCTGGCAGTTCGCGAGCAACAGTCTTCAACTCTCCCTGCCGTCTCCGCAAGCGACGCTCAGTATGAGGCCCAGCTTCAGGCGCAGCTATGGTGCGAAATCGGCTGGACGTGGTACAACGAAGGCAACAATGCACAGGCTCTCCAATGCTACCAAAACGCGGAGCGCCTGCTGCGACAGGCAGAAGTGATGACTGGAGCTGTCTGGGCCAATCTTCGCCGCCAGCAGAGCTATGTAAAATGGCAGGAGGGCAACTACGATCAAGCGCGTCTGATGGCTCAAGAAGCCTTGCGTTTGTTTGAGGAAGTACTGGCGCGACAAAGTTCTACACCGAAGGATAACGCTCCTTCGACGCGCTCGAAACAGGTACCAGAGGGGAATCCTGTCGATCTTGGACGAACACATACATTACTGGCCGCCATAGCCGCCGCCCTGGGGAGCAGTTCTGAAGCGCTTACCCATCTCAATACTGCCCTGGCAACCTTTGAACAGTATGATTGCCGGCGAGAGATTGCGATTGTTTGCGCAAACCTGGGTGATCTGTATTTAAGAAGAGCAGAACATGCGCAGGCGCAGGCCATGTTGCGCCGCTCTCTCAGCATGGCAGAGCAAATAGGCGATATTCCAAGCATGTCTGTGAGCCTGGGTAATCTTGGTGTGCTGGCGGCACGCCTTGGTGATCTCGCAGAGGCCGAAACCTGGTACAGGCGAGGGCTTACCCTGGCGCAGCAAACGAATGATCCGGTATATGTTAGTTTATTATGCAGCTATCTCGCCGCCGTTATTACAGATCAAGGCAGGCTTGATGAAGCCGGAGACTTACTGAAGCAGGCGTTAAGCATTGCCCGCGTGAAGCAGATTCCCCCATGTAGCGGCTTTGCCCTCGTCATGCTAGGAAATTTGCGCCTTGCGCAGGGCGACTCCATCAAGGAAGATCACCCTACATCCCGTACAGAAAAGCAGCGGGATGATAGACGCTTGCATTATCTTATGCGCGCCAGAACATCCCTGCATCACGCGCTTGCCATTGAGGGAGTAGAGGCAGAGACAAGAACAGAGGGACAACTGCTACTGGCACAAGTTTGCTTATTATTGGGCGAAGTCGAGATCGCCTGGCAACAGGCCAGAACAGTTCTGCGAGAGGCGCGCCATTACGAACTCCTGTGGCTGGTTGCGCGCTCGCAGCGACTTCTTGGCGAGATTCTGGTGACCAGAGGCCAGCTGGATCAGGCAATGGAATATTTCTCACAGGCCTTTCAGGTTTTTCATGATAGCGGGATGCGTCTTGAGCGGGGGCGTACCCTGATGAGTCATGCCAGGGCTCTACTGAACCATCCTGCCCGTGAAGAAAACCATCAACAGGGCCTGAGTTGTCTGCAAGAGGCACAACGCATATTTGAGGAATGCAACGCAGCTAGCGATCTCAGAGCCGTCAATTCTGCTTTCTCTGAATATACTTCATCCACTTCCACATATCCTCGAAGGAAGACCAGAAAACGTCCTCGATAG
- a CDS encoding DMT family transporter, which produces MRIKIIAGLAFFLNVILFATYYSVAREALGRFDPIIFSYFEMMALVPAAICIILLSWREISRAVVNRGFILGSCLCLSLFTIGIALKYTTATSTAFFPSLNGFFAALIAWLFFRQPISRLTWFAGILSIAGALLLITNTPMGDVRGSLIAFLGGLFFTCYVFLGDHQHKDTAAHWPLFGIELLTMAVWANLIVLLFGNWQAVHPQLPKDIWVVLYIAGACTFLPVLITVLMQKHISAVTISFIYILEPILGAVIANIYLHETLPLPGYAGGALVVVGAVIHTWGSIIRPANEPSAQKLLVQALSPLPLPEPVIWEIRSHRQVGTIPYGLARKGEKILVRRRRRQRLQRLGQLESLPAVGVYHVPDTSVLYNGRPLMNFDDQLGEWEQARRHSSWSLSAVSTAREKWEHHET; this is translated from the coding sequence ATGAGAATCAAAATCATAGCAGGTCTGGCATTTTTCCTCAACGTCATCCTCTTTGCAACCTACTACTCGGTGGCCAGGGAGGCCCTTGGCCGCTTTGACCCCATCATTTTTTCGTACTTTGAGATGATGGCGCTTGTCCCGGCTGCCATCTGTATCATTCTCCTGTCATGGCGCGAGATAAGCAGGGCAGTTGTGAATCGTGGTTTCATACTCGGCAGTTGTCTCTGCCTGTCGCTCTTCACAATAGGGATTGCCCTCAAGTATACTACTGCTACCAGTACTGCTTTTTTCCCTTCGTTGAATGGCTTCTTCGCAGCCCTGATCGCGTGGCTCTTTTTCCGCCAGCCTATTAGCAGGCTAACGTGGTTCGCAGGTATACTCTCCATCGCCGGAGCGCTCCTCTTAATCACGAACACTCCCATGGGAGATGTTCGAGGGTCGTTGATTGCCTTTCTCGGCGGTCTCTTTTTTACCTGTTATGTGTTTCTTGGTGATCACCAGCACAAGGATACAGCCGCCCACTGGCCTCTCTTTGGCATAGAATTACTCACCATGGCAGTATGGGCTAATCTGATCGTTTTATTATTCGGTAACTGGCAGGCGGTTCATCCTCAATTGCCGAAAGATATCTGGGTCGTGTTGTATATCGCCGGGGCGTGTACATTTCTGCCGGTACTCATTACTGTGCTGATGCAGAAGCACATCTCTGCCGTCACCATCTCATTTATCTACATCCTTGAACCGATCCTGGGGGCGGTGATTGCCAATATCTACCTGCACGAAACGCTTCCTCTCCCCGGATATGCGGGCGGAGCGCTGGTGGTTGTGGGAGCAGTAATTCACACATGGGGATCAATCATTCGCCCCGCCAACGAGCCTTCCGCGCAGAAATTACTCGTTCAGGCGCTCTCCCCTCTGCCGCTTCCAGAACCGGTCATCTGGGAGATACGCTCTCACAGGCAGGTGGGAACCATACCCTATGGACTGGCGAGAAAAGGAGAAAAGATACTGGTACGCCGCCGCCGCCGGCAGCGACTACAGCGTTTAGGACAACTTGAATCTCTACCAGCTGTGGGGGTGTACCACGTGCCAGATACATCTGTACTCTACAATGGTCGCCCGCTGATGAATTTTGACGATCAGCTGGGGGAATGGGAACAGGCCCGCAGGCACAGCAGCTGGTCCCTGTCCGCTGTCTCTACAGCACGGGAGAAATGGGAACACCATGAAACGTAA
- a CDS encoding AAA family ATPase: MNGKVTYRQHVSFCGKPKCRKCRDGIGHGPYWYAYQVIDGHTVRRYIGKHLPAEAKMSENPLVELDSLQQVDLHIAHGALPEAIDILDRLLAIDPANEKAVQRLVLALARLKRRGEALQAYQRLASILQKSHNAVPSPETQDVYRAVLQGDEITLPPASTKGDHHPHHIQRPLPGSSPSLPQPSSKEPGTTKRKDFLSQKFPPAFHIGRINQSQLVGRDRELAVCRQLLLIPEAVSVLSKSNRQVLAENLTRMNASASVSSARFMVLMGEAGIGKTRLAEEVAREALQREWAVIWSNAYAQESGIPYRVWTEALRKLITQELWQEAGVSAQKQLYQPLKALLPELQELLPQSASQRSSSAYSASSPEQEQLQLREAVYDLFTTISAHKPLMIVLDDIQWADRSSCELLGYLARRLQGHAIAVLATCRDQELSSSHSLRSLFAHMQREHTVEMLHVQPLTDAQIGILVSNLPQKTVQHIQIQAGGNPFFAEELASFFHTGAAIGEHQPQTKSAETSLPATIIAALDQRLNRLSAACYQLLSTAAVLGRSFGFPLIATIEAKNTGYDEDAVLDLLEEALQSGILAEEGTGTRISYSFWHPLFATHLYNRLSSTKRARLHRRAAEALQQIYAGREHELAATIVRHLVNGGAEPARIAHYAEMAANYAYNLSAYAEAERYYRLAVEYIEKDHLASDAATSFEARSRLAFLLERQAECTRIQGDFKQARSLFERVLETRASLQESQSISPAPPGPVPSPLDPAMEAQIQALLWGEIGWTWRYTGDTAQARACCERGEQLLRDAGISAGPAWARLRFQQASLSWQQGQYEEARHAIEQALHLFESTPPLATAKDADLASLTRTRRTLLGDPVDLGRAYALLGAILNATGQRTEALASMDRALAIYQQNNRQREIAHVCCNIGHIHLKKAEYQRAEAYLRRSLDLAERSGDTPLIAVVFHNLGELAASAGKLLEATALYKRSLELAQQFNDREYLSLWNADLATVLREQGHLAEATTCVGQALSTARAIRNAPCIGLALVVLGELRIAQATVASPARTPPDQASATAVTKQRNKRPTTGIPPVVLLARARATLRHALALPGLEAETRTRAQLALAHLALLLQDREAARQHATQAIEEANHHELMALLARSQQLVRALARDSSLHSE, from the coding sequence ATGAACGGTAAGGTCACCTATCGCCAGCATGTGAGCTTTTGTGGTAAACCGAAATGCCGCAAATGCCGCGATGGGATTGGTCACGGCCCCTACTGGTACGCCTACCAGGTCATAGATGGGCATACCGTTCGCAGATATATAGGGAAGCATCTCCCGGCAGAGGCAAAGATGAGCGAAAATCCCCTCGTCGAGCTTGATTCCCTACAACAGGTAGACCTGCATATTGCGCATGGGGCATTGCCTGAAGCCATCGACATCCTGGATCGCCTGCTGGCTATTGATCCTGCCAACGAGAAGGCAGTACAACGGCTGGTGCTGGCCCTGGCAAGGTTAAAACGGCGCGGAGAGGCATTGCAGGCCTACCAACGGCTCGCGTCCATATTACAAAAAAGTCACAATGCAGTTCCCTCGCCAGAGACACAGGATGTGTACAGGGCCGTGCTCCAGGGAGACGAAATAACGCTACCCCCTGCCAGCACGAAGGGCGACCATCATCCTCATCACATACAACGCCCCCTACCAGGATCATCACCGTCGCTTCCCCAGCCCTCGTCAAAAGAACCTGGAACAACGAAGCGCAAGGACTTCCTCTCCCAGAAATTTCCCCCTGCTTTCCACATTGGGCGTATCAACCAGAGCCAGCTGGTGGGACGCGACAGAGAACTGGCGGTATGCCGCCAGCTCCTCCTGATTCCCGAAGCGGTTTCTGTCCTCTCAAAATCGAATAGACAGGTTTTGGCAGAAAACCTGACGAGGATGAATGCCAGCGCGTCCGTTTCTTCCGCGCGGTTTATGGTGCTGATGGGAGAAGCCGGCATTGGTAAGACACGCCTGGCGGAAGAGGTCGCCCGCGAAGCCTTACAACGCGAATGGGCTGTGATTTGGAGCAATGCCTACGCCCAGGAGAGCGGCATTCCTTATCGTGTATGGACTGAAGCATTACGCAAGCTGATAACTCAGGAACTCTGGCAAGAAGCCGGGGTATCTGCGCAAAAACAACTCTACCAACCACTCAAAGCGCTCCTACCAGAATTACAGGAGCTATTGCCACAGTCCGCCAGCCAGCGCTCGTCAAGCGCTTACAGCGCTTCATCACCCGAACAAGAGCAACTACAACTGCGCGAAGCTGTTTATGACCTGTTCACCACCATCAGCGCTCATAAGCCTCTCATGATCGTGCTGGATGATATACAATGGGCAGATAGAAGCAGTTGCGAACTGCTTGGCTACCTTGCTCGCCGCTTGCAAGGCCATGCCATCGCCGTACTGGCCACATGCCGCGACCAGGAGCTTTCAAGCTCGCATTCCTTGCGTTCCCTGTTTGCCCATATGCAACGCGAACATACCGTTGAGATGCTCCACGTCCAGCCACTCACCGACGCGCAAATTGGCATCCTCGTCTCCAATTTGCCACAAAAAACCGTGCAGCATATTCAAATCCAGGCCGGTGGAAATCCTTTCTTCGCCGAAGAGTTAGCATCCTTCTTTCATACAGGAGCAGCAATTGGCGAGCATCAACCTCAGACGAAATCCGCTGAAACCAGCTTACCGGCAACGATTATCGCTGCTCTCGACCAACGGCTCAATCGCCTCAGTGCGGCATGTTACCAACTCCTGAGTACAGCAGCCGTATTGGGCAGGTCTTTCGGGTTCCCTCTCATAGCCACGATTGAAGCAAAAAACACCGGCTACGACGAAGATGCCGTGCTCGATCTACTGGAAGAGGCGCTACAATCCGGCATACTGGCCGAGGAAGGCACCGGAACCCGTATCAGTTATTCTTTCTGGCACCCACTCTTCGCCACCCATCTGTATAACCGCCTTTCCTCCACAAAGCGCGCGCGGCTACACCGGCGAGCAGCAGAAGCGCTCCAACAAATCTATGCCGGGCGCGAACACGAACTGGCGGCCACCATCGTGCGGCACCTCGTGAACGGTGGAGCAGAGCCAGCGCGGATTGCGCACTATGCGGAGATGGCCGCGAACTATGCCTATAACCTCTCCGCCTATGCCGAGGCCGAACGATACTATCGCCTGGCGGTTGAGTACATCGAAAAAGACCACCTGGCAAGCGACGCTGCTACCAGCTTCGAGGCGCGATCTCGCCTGGCATTCCTCCTGGAACGGCAAGCCGAATGCACGCGCATCCAGGGAGATTTCAAGCAAGCTCGCTCCCTGTTTGAACGTGTCCTCGAGACCCGCGCCTCCTTGCAAGAGAGCCAATCCATCTCTCCGGCTCCTCCAGGCCCTGTGCCATCGCCCCTTGACCCGGCGATGGAAGCGCAAATCCAGGCCCTATTATGGGGTGAAATTGGTTGGACATGGCGATACACGGGTGATACCGCTCAAGCAAGGGCATGTTGCGAACGTGGTGAGCAGCTATTACGGGATGCCGGCATAAGCGCTGGACCCGCCTGGGCAAGGCTCCGCTTTCAGCAGGCAAGCCTCTCCTGGCAGCAGGGCCAGTATGAGGAAGCGCGCCATGCCATCGAGCAGGCTTTACACCTGTTTGAATCCACACCGCCACTCGCCACAGCAAAAGATGCAGACCTTGCATCACTGACCCGTACAAGGCGAACATTGTTGGGCGACCCCGTTGACCTTGGGCGCGCCTATGCCCTGCTGGGAGCTATCCTCAACGCCACAGGGCAGCGCACAGAAGCCCTCGCCTCTATGGACAGGGCCCTCGCCATTTACCAGCAGAACAACCGGCAGCGCGAGATTGCCCATGTCTGCTGCAATATAGGCCACATCCATCTCAAAAAAGCGGAATACCAGCGCGCGGAAGCCTACTTGCGGCGCTCTCTCGACCTGGCAGAACGTAGCGGCGATACACCCCTCATCGCCGTCGTCTTCCACAATTTAGGAGAGTTGGCCGCCTCCGCCGGCAAACTACTGGAAGCGACGGCTCTTTACAAACGAAGCCTGGAACTGGCCCAACAGTTCAACGACCGCGAATACCTCAGCCTGTGGAATGCCGACCTTGCAACCGTGCTGCGAGAGCAAGGTCACCTTGCCGAAGCCACCACGTGCGTAGGGCAGGCATTATCAACCGCTCGCGCCATACGCAATGCTCCATGCATTGGCCTGGCGCTCGTCGTATTGGGCGAACTGCGTATCGCGCAAGCCACAGTTGCATCTCCGGCGCGCACTCCCCCCGACCAGGCCAGCGCTACCGCCGTGACAAAGCAACGCAACAAAAGGCCAACCACAGGCATTCCCCCGGTCGTATTGCTTGCCCGTGCCAGGGCCACCCTGCGCCACGCCCTCGCCCTGCCTGGATTAGAGGCCGAAACGCGAACCAGGGCGCAATTAGCCCTCGCCCATCTCGCCCTGCTCCTGCAAGATCGAGAAGCTGCCCGCCAACACGCGACACAGGCCATCGAGGAAGCAAATCATCACGAATTGATGGCTTTGCTCGCCCGTAGTCAACAACTCGTGCGCGCCCTGGCCAGGGATTCTTCGTTGCACTCAGAATGA
- a CDS encoding S-adenosylmethionine decarboxylase has product MLHVMLDLYHCRRDLLADQLFLRRVLDEYPARIAMEKVSLVELRYIETTNPLDAGYSGFVIIATSHVSLHAWPPYGMVNIDIFSCEHFDVDDVATFAKSMFQTNDLEVHVVQRATRSPRIPLRPASIGLASPAPGW; this is encoded by the coding sequence ATGCTACATGTCATGCTCGATCTTTATCACTGCCGTCGTGATTTGTTGGCAGATCAGCTTTTTTTACGACGGGTACTTGACGAATATCCTGCACGTATCGCTATGGAAAAAGTAAGTCTGGTGGAATTGCGCTATATTGAGACAACTAACCCACTCGATGCCGGTTATTCGGGATTTGTCATTATTGCCACCAGCCATGTCAGCCTGCACGCCTGGCCCCCTTATGGCATGGTCAACATCGACATCTTTTCCTGCGAACATTTCGATGTAGATGATGTAGCCACCTTTGCGAAGAGCATGTTTCAAACAAATGATCTAGAAGTGCATGTGGTACAACGCGCAACTCGCTCTCCTCGTATCCCGCTGCGCCCGGCGTCCATCGGTCTTGCCAGCCCCGCTCCGGGGTGGTAG